Proteins encoded by one window of Lathyrus oleraceus cultivar Zhongwan6 chromosome 1, CAAS_Psat_ZW6_1.0, whole genome shotgun sequence:
- the LOC127122146 gene encoding uncharacterized protein At5g19025, giving the protein MVYFHSSISLCKSVDQPPNPPMANSIDFGSKSRQSNNFQRNRRNYNSSSSISLQIPPCDRSRSAIVDVVIFVAVVLSCGYLFFPYIEFLVVNSIQITSMVLLLIKEEFLIAPSIYISIGLSVACAVFATWGVVVCTTNKCGNRNCKGLKKAAEFDIQLETEDCVKNSPSFAKDIGVCKKGLFELPRDHHKELEAELKKMAPINGRAVLVLRARCGCSVGRLEVPGPKKHRKIKK; this is encoded by the coding sequence ATGGTCTATTTCCATAGCTCAATCTCTCTTTGTAAGTCAGTTGATCAACCACCAAATCCACCCATGGCGAATTCGATTGATTTCGGTTCGAAATCTAGGCAAAGCAATAACTTTCAAAGGAATCGGAGGAATTATAATAGTTCATCATCGATTTCTCTTCAGATTCCACCTTGTGATCGATCTAGATCAGCTATAGTTGATGTTGTTATCTTCGTTGCTGTTGTTTTATCTTGTGGCTATTTGTTCTTCCCTTACATAGAATTTTTAGTGGTTAATTCAATTCAGATTACAAGcatggtgttgttgttgattaaGGAAGAGTTTTTGATTGCGCCTTCGATTTATATATCTATAGGATTGAGTGTTGCTTGTGCTGTGTTTGCTACTTGGGGTGTTGTTGTTTGCACAACTAACAAATGCGGTAATCGAAATTGTAAGGGTTTGAAGAAAGCTGCAGAGTTTGATATTCAATTAGAGACTGAAGATTGTGTGAAGAATTCGCCTTCTTTTGCGAAAGATATCGGTGTTTGTAAGAAGGGTTTATTCGAATTGCCCCGCGATCATCATAAGGAACTTGAAGCAGAACTCAAGAAGATGGCGCCGATTAATGGAAGAGCTGTGCTTGTGCTGAGAGCTAGGTGTGGTTGTTCTGTTGGTAGGTTAGAAGTTCCGGGACCGAAGAAACATCGAAAGATCAAGAAGTAG